A genomic window from Pantoea alhagi includes:
- a CDS encoding hemagglutinin repeat-containing protein: MDNQQQPVRLSQRLLSYLICALIAWQPLLPALAANIVPTSKGTQLDKAANGVPVINIATPNQAGLSHNQYQNYNVGKEGLILNNATGQLTPTQLGGLIQNNPNLKAGQEAKAIINEVTGANRSQLQGYTEVAGKAANVMVANPYGITCNGCGFINTPNATLTTGKPVMDAQGNLQALTVSQGTITVEGQGLDASQSDALSLISRATEINAAIHANDLKLIAGANRVAQDGSVTPIAGSGAAPGVAVDTGALGGMYANRIHLVSSEKGVGVNLGNLNARQGDMVLDASGRLTLKNSLTSGALTAKGESIALSGDHKAGGAVTLNGVQEVAVNAGSLVSDSTISLTSNGKVALNQGKLTAGKDIQLSAAEIKTDKASTADSGNNIKLTARNGVDNAAQLTAGGTLTLSATQAKNSGALLAQQQTLHADTLDNSGAIAGQDALMITSGNLLNQGSLIAPQLTLSSPQLTNSGLIQGSKNLGLTADRLDNLSGGSIASASDLTLDLPTLNNDGLIKSDAGLLLSGDSLINSGEINAATLSASHNQLLNQQGGYLLAQGAMQLQQKQLSNEGQLAADSLVINADMLHNNGLLQGNKDLAITGSDLTNGGTLLSGGKLTLQGDSLDNQGLIQGDALSLNVNDWQNSGNALSEHDADLKTKTLHNSGKILGQHGIQLQADSSDNSGWLVAQALTLRGDLINSGLLQGNDELTLHGGTIGNQRDGQLLSGGTLELAATQLDNQGVLQADTLRVNAQSWQNSGSARASSLLDAQVNNDINNGGSLISEQALTLEGGRILNQGKLAADRLSLTSPQLTNGGLLQGNSILTLNSTQLNNQQDGELLSGGPLALTLDRLDNAGLLQVDGALDLNARQASNGGKMLADTISAQVNETLTNNGELLAQQATLDAQTLENNGALAAQTLTLTADTLHNRGALQGDSVLDITAQQLDNQASGTLLSGDSLLLHGNRFSNEGGWQGKKIEINGNTLENLGTINGIDQLTGSLRDELNNGGSLLSQGDASLTANSLTNQGKILADGLTLRGQALNNSGLWQGSSLLDAQGDSLTSAAGSRTLSGGLLALNADRLMTSGTLQGEQAQVSANNWQHQGSLLSNGGLTANVAGLLTNNGDLLSQDAAQIHAQTLTNQGDVLSAGAMTLTGGSLNNSGSVQGKTLHIAPAKVINQGSLIGLQALTLGSLPQMAGRMMLMALTTPARELINNQGGALLTQGTLTINGDNVTNNGSWQGQQILLNAQRLTNGGAIQSADVMQLILADKLDSTADSKISANGTAALQALALTNQGQWVAKNLTLNGNTLNNGGDISGVNGLTVKLNGALTQQQDKTLLTAGKLDLQAASVNNAGHIQGGELQVISGALDNRGRMQGDNNLLLTLSGRLTNAANGTLLSQKALTLKAPELFNYGLIQGGETSGINATGLANNSGKILSGGELTLNTPQLTNSGWLQATQLILNAANASNSGTLLAQQQGTLTGNGLNNQGSVQGDTLTVNYQQLTNGGTLLGNNQLNVTAAQVNQNAAGRLFSGGNLVLNSNGLDQPGQVVALGDATLKLINAFTNKGTLAAGNRLSVSSNGALENLGTMQGQALTLGAGGDLINNGQLTSGNGDSTLSGNRIAMNGSGTLQGGGNINLTSRSDIALDGFTGTLGNLTLSAPGSIVNTALLYAANNLYLYANSIKNQQGDVLAGNSLWMQRDAAGNANSEVVNTSGTIETQNGDITVKTGHLLNTRNGLETSKTTTTMPNLPANIGQERILVRLGDLSKTNGELGVFTYLETSGGGGAESAGSYYEYNYYAPTKKGGVRRYLVQQTKSEALSQGPAGRIAANRDLAVSALSLDNQASSLLAGRDINITGDILKNSSWENSVTKEYITYKVDSFNMVGIPLVNQGDGEPYNDSVTIHFNNDLNRRVPYIISGLSEYETTVDGTGLRAVIQAGSTVNLNVKTNISNTNTTSEVDGFSHTLSAPGLSALSHQYINGAQQTQSLTPVIGLAINSPQWRDQLQSALQAINGGGSLESNGGSGASLNQYDGSRKGASSLEKAAQLAAANTAGQALNHYQGNPVDTSAYPLPSGDNGYFVPSADPNSHYLITVNPKLNGLGQLDKGLYGDLYSLLGTQPETAPEQETRTQFTNEKAFLGSSYLLGRLNLHPEYDYRFLGDAAFDTRYVSNTVINQTGSRYINGIGSDLEQMRYLMDNAAAAQQSLGLQFGVSLTADQIAALDHSIIWWEAATVNGETVMVPKVYLSPKDVTVNNGSVIAGNNVKLDAGNITNSGSTLTAKADLNLDSQNSINNLNQGLINAGGDLQLSALNDINNIGSAISGKKVALESLNGSINNITQTKQIHIGGEGLFGNKVSLTETMVGDRASINAADALSLNSGKNIAVQDADIKSGGNLLMNAWGDIAVTANEINQAQSQTIRGNTKGNSSTTWQGSNISAGGQLAMHADNNLSLSASTLNAGKDAALSAGNDLNLNAATTQQNSCNGKSESHASGLDRTTITSGGDLKLAAGRDLTSQAAGLAAEGDVALQAGRDLNLQAQETRSGNSYKAGKKQEINEHVRQQGTEVASGGDTSLLAGRDLNSNATQVTAQQDIAVAAGHNVNLNTATESDYHYKEETKTKKGFLKKKTTHTIEEDSATREAGTLLSGNNVAVTAGNDLLVKGSQVVGDGSVALRAGNNVDIAAATNTDSSWRFKETKKSGLMGSGGIGFTIGSSKSVHDLREKGTTQSQSVSTVGSTGGDVAITSGGQTHIGGADLVAGKSLDINGDAVVIEPGHDKRTRDERFEQKTSGLTLALSGAVGEAINSAVATAQAAKSESDGRLAALQATKTALSGVQAVLASQQATASGDPNNGVGISVSLTTQKSKSQQHQSSDTVNGSTLNAGKDLTITANGKGDSARSGDILIGGSQMKVAGDSTLNAARDILLTGAASTQQSSGKNSSSGGGVGLSFGVGSGSAGISIFASVNGAKGKESGNGTRWSETTLDSGGNVALNSGRDATLNGAQVTGNKVTADIGRDLTISSQQDSDRYDSKQTSFGAGGSFTFGSMSGSGYISLSQDKMRSRYSSVHEQSGIFAGEGGFDITTGSHTQLNGAVIASTAEAGKNRLDTGTLGFSDIGNAADYKVSHSGISAGMSSKGSLGGQLLSNALSNTAGTLLAGLGGKGHAEGTTQSAVADGTITLRNQQQQQQNLNDLSRDTEHANGSISPIFDKEKEQKRLQMAQMAGEITGQMSNIVQTYGDIQALEKAKKDTGNQQPAGTGEKERQKWLDELRSSDAYQKEMRTWGTGSKNQMVVQSLGAIISGVAGGNAAQAAAGGLNPWVAQVIKQQTTDAEGNVNVAANAAAHAVWGAVAAQMAGGNAAAGAAGAFSGELAAHYIAEHYYHVDLSEPGSQLTEAQRQELSLMSTLAAGLAGGLAGNSTASATTGAQAGKNAVENNALSPSKNDTLNKALEDQKNGKNLLQASQAIVRLTNEDRASNTLLDKYQKGQLNDAEKQQLAGLLNQYGYELQTMYGYSEQQAAEAIQALTKGGAFVASAADAKAYNEALSYLKTYSAQSGQAALGTDALLVLPGVPGALVRGSVVAGGAHQTGTGIGQIVDGSYGDGVLNVGLGTAAIFGGLAGQGAISKPGGSIISSGDAAFWQNSTIGNSIAKSEGTLTGRVTPTDPKMTKENIRSLNRENESAQILSQSGFQVEQNPYISGNKNPDYRINGEVFDNYAPKSSNVRNIYSEVKRKVTSGQTNNVVINMSDTKASLPALQNQLSQWPIIGLEKVIVIDKSGNVIRIK; the protein is encoded by the coding sequence ATGGACAATCAACAACAACCGGTACGCCTTTCTCAACGTCTGCTGAGCTACCTGATTTGCGCATTAATTGCCTGGCAACCGCTGTTGCCCGCGCTGGCGGCAAACATCGTCCCAACCAGTAAAGGCACCCAGCTGGATAAGGCCGCTAACGGCGTGCCGGTGATCAATATCGCCACGCCAAACCAGGCGGGCCTCTCTCATAACCAGTATCAGAATTACAATGTAGGCAAAGAGGGGCTGATCCTTAATAACGCCACCGGCCAGCTCACTCCGACGCAGCTGGGCGGCCTGATCCAGAACAACCCCAATCTGAAAGCCGGGCAGGAAGCCAAAGCGATCATCAACGAAGTGACCGGCGCGAACCGTTCGCAGCTACAGGGTTATACCGAAGTAGCCGGGAAAGCGGCCAACGTGATGGTGGCGAACCCTTACGGCATTACCTGTAACGGCTGCGGATTTATTAACACGCCTAACGCCACCCTGACTACCGGCAAGCCGGTCATGGATGCGCAGGGCAATCTGCAGGCACTGACGGTCAGCCAGGGCACCATTACCGTGGAAGGGCAGGGGCTGGATGCCAGCCAGAGCGACGCGCTCTCCCTTATTTCACGCGCCACCGAAATCAACGCGGCGATCCACGCCAACGATCTGAAGCTGATTGCCGGGGCCAACCGGGTGGCGCAGGATGGCAGCGTCACGCCGATCGCCGGCAGCGGCGCGGCACCGGGCGTGGCGGTGGATACCGGCGCGCTGGGCGGCATGTATGCTAACCGCATTCATCTGGTCTCCAGCGAAAAAGGCGTTGGGGTTAACCTTGGCAACCTGAATGCCCGTCAGGGCGATATGGTGCTGGATGCCAGCGGCAGGCTGACGCTGAAAAACAGCCTGACCAGCGGCGCGCTGACGGCCAAAGGCGAGAGCATCGCCCTGAGCGGCGATCATAAAGCGGGCGGCGCGGTAACCCTGAACGGCGTACAGGAGGTGGCGGTTAATGCGGGGTCGCTGGTCAGCGATAGCACTATTAGCCTGACCAGCAACGGCAAGGTTGCGCTTAACCAGGGCAAACTCACCGCCGGAAAAGATATTCAGCTCAGCGCCGCAGAGATAAAAACCGATAAGGCAAGCACGGCGGACAGCGGCAACAATATCAAACTCACAGCGCGCAACGGGGTAGATAACGCCGCGCAGCTTACCGCAGGCGGCACACTGACGCTTAGCGCGACACAGGCGAAAAACAGCGGCGCGCTGCTGGCGCAGCAGCAAACGCTGCATGCCGATACGCTGGACAACAGCGGCGCGATTGCCGGTCAGGATGCGCTGATGATCACCAGTGGTAATCTGCTTAACCAGGGTTCGCTGATCGCGCCGCAGCTAACGCTCAGCAGCCCGCAGCTCACCAACAGCGGCCTGATTCAGGGCAGCAAAAATCTGGGACTGACTGCCGATCGGCTGGATAACCTGAGCGGCGGCAGTATCGCCTCCGCCAGCGACCTCACGCTTGATCTACCTACGCTCAATAATGATGGCCTGATTAAAAGCGACGCCGGACTGCTGCTCAGCGGCGACAGCTTAATCAACAGCGGCGAGATTAACGCTGCCACGCTCAGTGCCAGCCATAACCAGTTGCTTAACCAGCAGGGTGGATATTTGCTGGCGCAGGGGGCAATGCAGCTACAGCAAAAACAGCTGAGTAACGAGGGGCAACTGGCGGCAGACAGCCTGGTGATCAACGCGGATATGCTGCACAACAACGGCCTGCTGCAGGGCAACAAAGATCTTGCCATTACCGGCAGTGACCTGACCAACGGCGGAACGCTGCTCAGCGGCGGAAAACTGACGCTACAGGGCGACAGCCTGGATAATCAGGGCCTGATACAGGGCGACGCCCTGTCGTTAAACGTTAACGACTGGCAGAACAGCGGCAACGCGCTTAGCGAGCACGACGCCGACTTAAAAACCAAAACGCTGCACAACAGCGGCAAAATTTTGGGTCAGCATGGCATTCAGCTTCAGGCTGACAGCAGCGATAACAGCGGCTGGCTGGTGGCGCAGGCATTAACGCTGCGCGGCGATCTGATTAACAGCGGCCTGCTACAGGGCAACGACGAGCTAACGCTGCATGGCGGCACCATCGGCAATCAGCGCGACGGACAGTTGCTTAGCGGCGGCACGCTGGAACTCGCTGCCACGCAGCTGGATAACCAGGGCGTTTTGCAGGCGGATACGCTGCGGGTTAATGCGCAAAGCTGGCAAAACAGCGGCAGCGCACGCGCCTCTTCGCTGCTGGATGCGCAAGTTAATAATGACATCAACAACGGCGGCAGTCTGATAAGTGAGCAAGCGCTTACTTTAGAGGGCGGGCGCATCCTTAACCAGGGCAAGCTGGCGGCGGATCGCCTTAGCCTTACCTCGCCGCAGCTCACCAACGGTGGCCTGCTGCAGGGCAACAGCATCCTGACGCTGAACAGCACCCAGCTTAACAACCAGCAGGATGGCGAACTGCTGAGCGGCGGGCCGCTGGCGTTAACGCTGGATCGGCTGGATAACGCCGGGCTGTTGCAGGTGGATGGCGCGCTGGATCTCAACGCCCGTCAGGCCAGCAACGGCGGCAAAATGCTGGCCGATACGATTTCTGCTCAGGTTAATGAAACGCTGACTAACAACGGCGAACTGCTGGCGCAGCAGGCCACGCTCGATGCGCAAACGCTGGAGAACAACGGCGCGCTGGCCGCACAGACTCTGACGCTAACGGCGGATACGCTGCATAACCGTGGTGCGCTGCAGGGCGATAGTGTGCTGGATATCACTGCGCAGCAGCTGGATAACCAGGCCAGCGGCACGCTGCTGAGCGGCGACAGTCTGCTGCTGCACGGCAACCGCTTCAGCAATGAAGGCGGCTGGCAGGGCAAAAAGATTGAGATTAACGGCAATACGCTGGAAAACCTGGGCACCATCAACGGCATCGACCAGCTTACCGGCAGCCTGCGTGATGAGCTAAACAACGGCGGCAGCCTGTTAAGCCAGGGCGATGCCAGCCTGACGGCAAACAGCCTGACCAACCAGGGTAAAATCCTCGCTGACGGCCTGACACTGCGCGGCCAGGCGCTCAATAACAGCGGGCTGTGGCAGGGCAGTTCTCTGCTGGATGCTCAGGGCGACAGCCTGACCAGCGCGGCGGGCAGCCGTACGCTTTCCGGCGGGCTGTTAGCGCTGAACGCCGATCGGCTAATGACCAGCGGCACCCTGCAGGGTGAACAGGCGCAGGTTAGCGCCAACAACTGGCAACATCAGGGATCGCTGCTGAGCAACGGCGGGCTGACCGCGAACGTCGCGGGGCTGCTCACTAACAACGGCGATCTGCTCAGCCAGGACGCCGCGCAGATCCACGCGCAGACCCTGACCAACCAGGGCGATGTGCTGAGCGCGGGCGCGATGACGCTCACCGGCGGCAGCCTGAACAACAGCGGTTCGGTACAGGGAAAAACGCTGCATATCGCACCGGCGAAAGTGATTAATCAGGGCAGCCTGATTGGGCTACAGGCGCTGACGCTGGGGTCGCTGCCGCAGATGGCGGGCCGCATGATGCTGATGGCGCTGACCACGCCCGCGCGTGAGCTGATCAATAACCAGGGCGGCGCGCTGCTGACGCAGGGCACCTTAACCATCAATGGCGACAACGTCACTAACAACGGCAGCTGGCAGGGGCAACAGATTCTGCTGAACGCGCAGCGGCTGACTAACGGCGGCGCGATCCAGAGCGCCGACGTTATGCAGCTGATCCTCGCGGATAAGCTGGACTCCACTGCTGACAGCAAAATCAGCGCTAACGGCACGGCGGCATTGCAGGCGCTGGCGTTAACCAACCAGGGACAATGGGTAGCCAAAAACCTGACGCTGAACGGCAACACGCTAAATAACGGCGGCGATATCAGCGGCGTTAACGGCCTGACGGTAAAACTCAACGGAGCGCTGACCCAGCAGCAGGATAAAACCCTGCTGACGGCGGGTAAGCTGGATCTGCAGGCGGCATCGGTGAATAACGCCGGACATATTCAGGGCGGCGAGTTACAGGTGATTAGCGGCGCGCTGGACAACCGTGGCCGGATGCAGGGCGATAACAACCTGCTGCTGACGCTAAGTGGCCGTTTAACCAATGCGGCTAACGGCACATTGCTCAGCCAGAAGGCGCTGACGCTTAAAGCGCCGGAACTGTTTAACTACGGCCTGATTCAGGGCGGCGAAACGAGCGGAATTAACGCCACCGGCCTGGCGAACAATAGCGGAAAAATACTTTCCGGCGGCGAACTGACATTGAACACCCCGCAGCTCACCAACAGCGGCTGGCTGCAGGCAACGCAGCTGATCCTGAATGCCGCCAACGCCAGCAACAGCGGCACGCTGCTGGCGCAGCAGCAGGGCACCCTGACCGGCAACGGTTTGAATAACCAGGGCAGCGTGCAGGGCGACACTCTCACTGTTAACTATCAGCAACTGACCAACGGCGGCACCCTGCTGGGCAACAATCAGCTAAACGTCACTGCCGCACAGGTTAATCAGAATGCGGCTGGCAGGCTGTTCAGCGGCGGTAACCTGGTGCTGAACAGCAACGGCCTCGACCAGCCTGGACAGGTGGTTGCGCTGGGCGACGCGACGCTGAAGCTGATTAACGCCTTTACCAACAAAGGTACGCTGGCCGCCGGTAACCGACTGAGCGTAAGCAGTAACGGCGCGCTGGAAAACCTGGGCACCATGCAGGGCCAGGCGCTAACACTGGGCGCAGGTGGCGATCTGATTAACAACGGCCAGCTCACCAGCGGCAACGGCGACAGCACGCTAAGCGGCAACCGCATCGCCATGAACGGCAGCGGCACGTTGCAGGGCGGCGGCAACATCAACCTGACCAGCCGCAGCGATATCGCGCTCGACGGCTTTACCGGCACGCTGGGCAATCTGACGCTCAGCGCACCGGGCAGCATCGTGAATACCGCGCTGCTTTACGCGGCGAATAACCTGTATCTCTACGCCAACAGTATCAAAAACCAGCAGGGTGATGTGCTGGCGGGTAACAGCCTGTGGATGCAGCGCGACGCGGCAGGCAATGCCAATAGCGAGGTGGTAAACACCTCCGGCACCATCGAGACGCAGAACGGCGATATCACGGTTAAGACTGGGCATTTATTGAATACCCGTAATGGGTTAGAGACTTCAAAAACTACCACAACAATGCCCAATCTACCTGCAAATATTGGTCAGGAACGTATCCTCGTTAGGTTAGGTGATTTATCCAAAACAAATGGAGAGCTTGGAGTATTTACCTACCTCGAAACAAGCGGCGGCGGCGGGGCAGAGAGTGCAGGTAGTTATTATGAATATAATTATTATGCACCAACCAAAAAAGGAGGAGTGAGACGTTATCTGGTACAACAGACAAAAAGCGAGGCTTTATCACAAGGCCCAGCTGGGCGAATTGCTGCTAATCGCGATTTGGCTGTTTCAGCACTTTCACTGGATAATCAAGCAAGCAGTCTGTTGGCCGGAAGAGATATAAATATAACTGGGGATATACTAAAAAATAGTAGCTGGGAAAACTCAGTTACAAAAGAATATATCACCTATAAAGTTGATTCATTCAATATGGTAGGTATACCTCTTGTTAATCAGGGTGATGGAGAGCCCTATAACGACAGCGTTACCATACATTTTAATAATGATTTAAATAGAAGAGTTCCATATATTATTTCAGGCTTGTCTGAATATGAAACCACAGTGGATGGAACCGGTCTTCGTGCTGTTATTCAGGCTGGCAGTACAGTTAACCTTAATGTTAAAACTAATATTAGCAACACCAATACTACATCTGAAGTGGATGGCTTCAGTCACACATTAAGCGCGCCTGGGTTAAGTGCCTTAAGTCATCAGTACATTAACGGTGCTCAGCAAACACAATCGTTAACTCCTGTTATCGGGCTTGCCATTAATTCCCCCCAGTGGCGCGATCAGCTGCAAAGTGCGCTACAGGCAATTAACGGCGGCGGCTCGCTGGAAAGCAATGGCGGATCTGGCGCATCGCTTAATCAGTATGATGGTTCGCGTAAAGGCGCATCGTCGTTAGAGAAGGCGGCACAGTTGGCCGCTGCTAATACTGCGGGCCAGGCGTTAAACCATTATCAGGGCAACCCGGTTGATACCAGCGCCTATCCCTTACCGAGCGGCGATAATGGCTATTTCGTGCCGTCTGCCGATCCAAACAGCCATTATCTGATCACCGTAAACCCGAAGTTAAACGGCTTAGGACAGCTGGATAAAGGGCTGTATGGCGATCTCTATTCCTTATTAGGCACCCAGCCGGAGACAGCGCCTGAGCAGGAAACTCGCACTCAGTTCACCAATGAAAAAGCCTTTTTAGGGTCTTCCTATTTGCTGGGTCGCCTGAATCTGCACCCGGAATATGACTATCGTTTCCTTGGCGATGCGGCATTTGATACGCGCTACGTCAGCAATACGGTAATCAATCAAACCGGCAGCCGCTACATTAACGGCATCGGTTCCGATCTGGAACAGATGCGTTACCTGATGGATAACGCTGCCGCCGCACAGCAGTCGTTGGGCCTGCAGTTTGGCGTATCGCTTACCGCCGATCAGATCGCCGCGCTTGATCACAGCATTATCTGGTGGGAAGCCGCCACCGTTAATGGTGAAACGGTGATGGTGCCGAAAGTTTATCTGTCGCCGAAGGATGTGACGGTAAATAACGGCAGCGTGATTGCCGGTAATAACGTCAAGCTGGACGCAGGTAATATCACCAATAGCGGCAGCACGCTTACCGCCAAAGCGGATCTAAACCTTGATAGCCAGAACAGCATTAATAACCTGAATCAGGGGCTGATTAATGCGGGCGGCGATCTCCAGCTGAGCGCGTTAAACGATATTAATAATATCGGCTCAGCCATCAGCGGGAAAAAAGTCGCGCTTGAAAGCCTGAACGGCAGCATTAATAACATCACGCAGACGAAGCAGATCCATATTGGTGGAGAGGGGCTGTTCGGTAATAAAGTCAGTCTGACTGAGACGATGGTGGGCGACAGAGCCAGCATCAATGCCGCCGATGCGCTTAGCCTGAATTCAGGTAAAAACATTGCGGTTCAGGATGCAGATATTAAGTCTGGCGGCAATCTATTAATGAACGCGTGGGGCGATATCGCCGTTACCGCGAATGAAATTAACCAGGCGCAAAGTCAGACTATTCGAGGGAATACCAAAGGTAATTCCAGCACCACCTGGCAGGGCAGCAATATCTCTGCTGGCGGTCAGCTGGCAATGCATGCGGATAATAATCTGTCGCTAAGTGCCAGCACGCTGAATGCTGGAAAAGATGCCGCGCTTTCAGCAGGCAACGATCTCAACCTCAACGCCGCAACCACCCAGCAAAACAGCTGCAATGGCAAATCGGAGTCGCACGCCTCTGGTCTGGATCGCACTACTATTACCAGCGGTGGCGATCTAAAACTGGCGGCAGGGCGCGATCTCACCAGCCAGGCGGCAGGTCTGGCGGCGGAAGGCGATGTGGCATTGCAGGCGGGACGCGACCTTAATCTGCAGGCGCAAGAAACCCGCTCCGGCAACAGCTATAAGGCAGGCAAAAAGCAGGAAATCAATGAGCATGTGCGCCAGCAGGGCACCGAAGTCGCTAGCGGTGGCGATACCTCATTGCTGGCGGGACGCGACCTGAACAGCAACGCAACCCAGGTCACAGCGCAGCAGGATATCGCGGTTGCCGCCGGTCATAACGTTAACCTGAACACCGCGACCGAAAGCGATTATCACTACAAAGAGGAAACCAAAACCAAAAAAGGTTTCCTGAAGAAGAAAACCACGCACACCATCGAAGAGGACAGCGCCACGCGTGAGGCGGGCACGCTGCTGAGCGGTAATAATGTCGCGGTCACGGCGGGCAACGATCTGCTGGTCAAAGGCTCGCAGGTGGTGGGCGATGGCAGCGTTGCGCTGAGGGCGGGCAACAATGTAGATATTGCAGCGGCCACCAATACCGATTCCAGCTGGCGCTTTAAGGAAACCAAAAAAAGCGGCCTTATGGGCAGCGGCGGCATTGGCTTTACTATCGGCAGCAGCAAATCGGTGCACGATCTGCGTGAGAAGGGCACCACGCAAAGCCAGAGCGTCAGTACCGTGGGCAGTACCGGTGGCGACGTGGCGATTACCTCAGGCGGGCAAACGCATATTGGCGGGGCGGATTTGGTGGCAGGCAAAAGCCTGGATATCAACGGCGATGCGGTAGTGATCGAGCCGGGCCACGATAAGCGTACCCGTGACGAACGCTTTGAGCAGAAAACCAGCGGCCTGACGCTGGCGCTGTCCGGCGCGGTAGGCGAAGCCATCAATAGCGCAGTGGCAACCGCGCAGGCGGCAAAAAGCGAAAGCGACGGCAGACTCGCGGCGCTGCAGGCGACCAAAACCGCGCTCTCCGGCGTACAGGCAGTGCTGGCGTCACAGCAGGCAACGGCCAGCGGCGATCCGAATAATGGCGTAGGCATCAGCGTCTCACTGACCACGCAAAAATCGAAATCGCAGCAGCATCAGAGTTCTGATACGGTTAACGGCTCCACGCTGAACGCCGGTAAAGATTTGACGATTACCGCTAACGGTAAAGGCGACAGCGCGCGCAGCGGTGATATTCTGATTGGCGGCAGCCAGATGAAGGTGGCGGGCGACAGTACGCTGAACGCCGCCAGGGATATCCTGTTAACCGGCGCGGCCAGCACGCAGCAGAGCAGCGGCAAAAACAGCAGCAGCGGCGGCGGCGTTGGCCTGAGTTTCGGCGTGGGCAGCGGTAGTGCGGGCATAAGCATCTTTGCCAGCGTCAACGGCGCGAAGGGCAAAGAGAGCGGCAACGGCACGCGCTGGAGCGAGACCACGCTGGACAGCGGCGGCAACGTGGCGCTGAACAGCGGACGCGACGCCACGCTGAACGGCGCGCAGGTCACCGGCAACAAGGTCACGGCGGATATCGGGCGTGACCTGACAATCAGCAGCCAGCAGGACAGCGATCGTTACGACTCGAAGCAGACCAGCTTCGGGGCGGGCGGTAGCTTTACCTTTGGCTCGATGAGTGGCTCCGGTTACATCAGTCTCAGCCAGGACAAAATGCGCAGCCGCTACAGCAGCGTGCACGAGCAGAGCGGCATCTTTGCCGGCGAGGGCGGCTTTGACATCACCACCGGCAGCCACACGCAGCTGAACGGTGCGGTAATCGCCTCCACGGCGGAGGCTGGTAAAAACCGCCTCGACACCGGCACGCTGGGCTTCAGCGATATCGGCAACGCGGCGGATTATAAGGTCAGCCACAGCGGCATCAGCGCCGGGATGTCCAGCAAGGGTTCGCTGGGCGGGCAGCTGCTCTCAAACGCGCTCTCTAACACTGCCGGCACGCTGCTGGCGGGGCTGGGCGGTAAAGGCCATGCGGAAGGCACCACGCAGTCGGCGGTGGCTGACGGCACCATTACCCTCCGTAATCAGCAGCAACAGCAACAAAATCTGAATGACCTGAGCCGCGACACGGAGCACGCCAACGGCAGCATCAGTCCGATATTCGACAAGGAGAAGGAGCAGAAGCGGCTGCAGATGGCGCAGATGGCGGGTGAAATCACCGGTCAGATGAGCAATATCGTGCAGACCTATGGCGATATTCAGGCACTGGAAAAAGCCAAAAAGGACACCGGCAATCAGCAGCCAGCGGGGACCGGTGAGAAAGAACGGCAGAAATGGCTGGATGAACTGCGCAGCAGCGACGCCTACCAGAAAGAGATGCGGACCTGGGGCACCGGCAGTAAGAATCAGATGGTGGTGCAGTCGCTGGGCGCGATTATCAGCGGCGTTGCGGGCGGTAATGCGGCGCAGGCGGCGGCAGGCGGGCTGAACCCGTGGGTGGCGCAGGTCATCAAACAGCAGACCACCGACGCGGAAGGTAACGTGAACGTGGCGGCCAATGCGGCAGCGCACGCGGTGTGGGGCGCGGTGGCGGCACAGATGGCGGGCGGCAACGCAGCGGCAGGCGCGGCGGGCGCCTTCAGCGGCGAGCTGGCGGCGCACTATATTGCTGAGCATTATTATCATGTCGATTTGTCAGAGCCGGGCAGTCAGCTGACGGAGGCTCAGCGTCAGGAACTGAGCCTGATGAGCACGCTGGCAGCGGGTCTGGCGGGCGGCCTGGCAGGAAACAGCACGGCATCCGCCACCACCGGCGCGCAGGCCGGGAAAAATGCGGTTGAGAATAATGCTTTGTCACCGTCGAAGAACGACACCCTGAACAAAGCACTGGAAGACCAGAAGAATGGAAAGAATCTGCTGCAAGCCTCACAGGCTATTGTTCGTCTGACCAATGAAGACAGGGCCAGTAATACGCTTCTGGATAAGTATCAGAAAGGCCAACTTAACGATGCTGAAAAGCAACAACTTGCCGGGCTACTTAACCAGTACGGTTATGAACTTCAGACGATGTATGGTTATTCAGAGCAGCAGGCTGCTGAAGCCATACAGGCACTGACCAAAGGTGGGGCTTTTGTGGCATCAGCCGCTGATGCCAAAGCTTATAATGAGGCTCTCAGCTACCTTAAAACTTATAGTGCACAATCGGGACAGGCAGCACTGGGTACTGATGCTCTGCTGGTACTTCCTGGAGTGCCGGGAGCATTGGTGAGGGGATCTGTTGTTGCTGGCGGAGCACATCAGACAGGTACCGGTATTGGACAAATAGTCGATGGCAGTTATGGTGACGGTGTTTTAAATGTAGGTCTTGGCACGGCAGCTATATTTGGTGGTCTGGCTGGACAGGGCGCAATATCCAAGCCTGGAGGTTCTATTATTTCTTCAGGAGATGCTGCGTTTTGGCAAAATAGCACTATTGGTAACAGTATTGCAAAATCTGAGGGAACATTGACAGGACGTGTTACGCCGACAGATCCTAAAATGACGAAAGAGAATATTCGTTCTTTGAATCGAGAAAATGAGAGTGCTCAGATACTTTCACAGTCTGGCTTCCAGGTTGAGCAGAACCCCTATATTTCTGGCAATAAGAACCCTGATTATCGGATAAATGGTGAGGTTTTTGATAATTATGCGCCAAAATCCAGTAATGTCAGAAATATCTATAGCGAGGTTAAGCGCAAAGTCACTTCAGGACAAACAAATAATGTTGTTATCAATATGTCTGATACAAAAGCTAGTTTGCCTGCATTACAAAATCAACTTTCTCAATGGCCTATAATAGGACTCGAAAAAGTTATTGTCATTGATAAATCTGGTAATGTTATAAGGATTAAGTGA